From Pseudomonas sp. CCI4.2, one genomic window encodes:
- a CDS encoding HD-GYP domain-containing protein, with protein sequence MLRKILTSDIVVGMYIHQFCGAWINHPSWKGSFEVKDVQDIVRIQHLTITEVWVDLSKGRPPSAASSIVMTCPASPVPVSLDEELSEALKICVRAKTAVIAMFNDARLGRAISPKQSSELVAEITDSILRHPHALLSLSRLKTSDDYTYMHSVAVCILMIALARQLKLAPEQVKEAGIAGLMHDVGKMMISNAILDKAGKLTAEEFNRMKDHPEEGMTILERTASFGAEVLDVCLHHHEKIDGTGYPHGLAGDHISLFAKMGAVCDVYDAVTSERPYKKGWGPAHSIREMATWKGHFDETVFRTFVKTVGIYPIGALVSLKSGRLGVVMEQNSSSLLTPKVKVFMLMSDKTPLPHEIIDLASIDPYDKIVEVESAEKLGISNTEVLWSGIPWGTDV encoded by the coding sequence ATGCTCAGGAAAATCTTGACCTCTGATATCGTCGTTGGCATGTACATCCATCAATTCTGTGGTGCGTGGATTAATCATCCTTCCTGGAAAGGCAGTTTCGAAGTAAAGGATGTGCAAGACATCGTGCGAATTCAGCATTTAACCATTACGGAAGTATGGGTTGATTTAAGCAAAGGTAGACCGCCGTCAGCTGCCTCCTCCATCGTGATGACCTGTCCGGCAAGCCCCGTTCCTGTGAGTTTGGACGAAGAACTGTCCGAAGCATTAAAGATCTGTGTAAGAGCCAAAACAGCCGTGATCGCGATGTTTAATGACGCGCGACTGGGCCGGGCAATCAGCCCAAAACAAAGCTCGGAACTGGTCGCCGAAATCACCGACTCGATCCTTCGGCACCCGCACGCACTGCTTAGCCTCTCGCGGTTGAAGACCTCGGATGACTACACCTATATGCACTCCGTGGCTGTTTGCATACTGATGATCGCGTTAGCCCGGCAGTTGAAGTTAGCCCCGGAACAGGTCAAGGAAGCGGGTATCGCTGGGCTCATGCACGATGTCGGCAAAATGATGATCTCAAACGCCATCCTCGACAAAGCCGGAAAGCTGACCGCAGAAGAATTCAACCGCATGAAAGATCACCCTGAAGAAGGGATGACTATTCTCGAAAGAACCGCAAGTTTCGGCGCCGAAGTGCTGGACGTATGCCTGCATCACCACGAAAAAATAGATGGCACGGGCTACCCGCACGGCCTGGCTGGCGACCACATCAGCCTGTTTGCGAAGATGGGCGCGGTCTGCGATGTGTATGACGCAGTGACGTCTGAACGCCCGTATAAAAAAGGCTGGGGCCCGGCACACTCCATTCGTGAAATGGCCACGTGGAAAGGACACTTCGACGAAACCGTTTTCCGGACCTTCGTTAAAACGGTGGGCATCTATCCTATTGGCGCACTCGTGAGTCTAAAGAGTGGTCGTTTGGGGGTAGTCATGGAGCAAAACAGTAGTTCGCTGCTAACTCCGAAAGTTAAGGTGTTCATGTTGATGAGCGACAAGACACCCCTTCCACATGAGATTATCGATCTGGCCAGCATCGACCCATACGATAAAATTGTTGAGGTTGAATCCGCAGAAAAGTTAGGCATTAGCAATACGGAAGTATTGTGGTCAGGTATACCTTGGGGCACAGACGTTTAG
- a CDS encoding DUF1329 domain-containing protein gives MKITNGLLQIGVLSLSLLATGVMAAVSDTEAAKLGTTLTPMGAEKAGNAAGTIPAWSPLPKNAGTVDSKGFLSDPYASEQPLFVITAQNVDQYKDKLAPGQIAMFKRYPDTYKMKVFPSHRGATVPDDVFAAIKTNATHTKLVAGGNGLENFKTAVPFPIPQTGVEVIWNHITRYRGGSVQRLVTQATPQANGSFSLVYFRDQFVFRDNLKKSASDEASAKPVDEDEKAGDASNILFYFKQEVTAPARLAGGVLLVHETLDQVKEPRSAWVYNAGQRRVRRAPQVSYDGPGTAADGLRTSDNLDMYNGAPDRYDWKLMGKQEMYIGSDSYKLDDPALKYADILKAGHINQDLARYELRRVWHVTATLKEGQRHIYAKRDFFIDEDSWQAAVIDHYDGRGQLWRVAEAHAQSYYNMQVPWYTLETLYDLQSGRYLALGMKNEEKQAYNFKFEASASDFSPSALRQSGVR, from the coding sequence ATGAAAATAACAAACGGTCTGCTGCAAATCGGAGTACTGAGTCTCTCGTTGCTGGCGACAGGCGTCATGGCTGCGGTTTCTGATACGGAAGCCGCTAAGCTGGGCACTACGTTGACGCCGATGGGCGCTGAAAAAGCGGGTAACGCCGCCGGGACCATTCCGGCCTGGAGCCCGCTGCCAAAAAACGCAGGCACGGTGGACAGCAAAGGTTTCCTCTCTGACCCCTATGCCAGCGAGCAACCCTTGTTCGTCATCACCGCGCAAAACGTTGATCAATACAAAGACAAGCTCGCACCGGGGCAGATAGCGATGTTCAAGCGCTACCCGGATACCTACAAAATGAAGGTGTTCCCTTCGCACCGTGGCGCGACGGTGCCGGATGATGTGTTTGCCGCGATCAAAACCAACGCGACGCACACCAAACTGGTGGCCGGCGGCAATGGTCTTGAGAACTTCAAAACTGCAGTGCCGTTTCCGATTCCACAAACCGGCGTCGAAGTCATCTGGAACCACATCACCCGCTATCGCGGCGGCAGTGTTCAGCGTTTAGTGACTCAGGCGACGCCTCAAGCCAACGGCTCGTTCAGTCTGGTTTATTTCCGCGATCAGTTTGTGTTTCGCGACAACCTGAAAAAGTCAGCAAGCGACGAAGCCAGCGCCAAGCCGGTGGACGAAGATGAGAAGGCAGGCGATGCCAGCAATATTTTGTTCTATTTCAAACAGGAAGTGACCGCTCCCGCGCGTCTGGCCGGCGGCGTGCTACTGGTTCACGAAACCCTCGACCAAGTTAAAGAACCGCGGTCTGCCTGGGTTTACAATGCGGGTCAACGTCGGGTTCGTCGCGCACCGCAAGTGTCGTATGACGGTCCGGGTACTGCGGCCGATGGCTTGCGCACTTCAGACAACCTGGACATGTACAACGGCGCCCCGGATCGGTACGACTGGAAGCTGATGGGCAAACAGGAAATGTACATCGGGTCCGACAGCTACAAGCTTGATGATCCAGCACTCAAATACGCCGACATTCTCAAAGCCGGTCACATCAATCAGGACTTGGCACGCTATGAGTTGCGCCGCGTTTGGCACGTGACCGCTACCTTGAAAGAAGGCCAGCGCCATATCTACGCCAAGCGTGACTTCTTCATTGATGAAGACAGTTGGCAAGCTGCGGTCATCGACCATTACGATGGCCGTGGTCAACTGTGGCGAGTGGCTGAAGCGCACGCTCAAAGTTACTACAACATGCAAGTGCCGTGGTACACCCTGGAAACCTTGTATGACCTGCAGTCGGGCCGTTACCTGGCGCTGGGCATGAAGAACGAAGAGAAGCAGGCTTACAACTTTAAGTTCGAAGCCAGTGCCAGCGACTTTTCGCCTTCGGCGTTGCGTCAGTCCGGCGTGCGTTAA
- a CDS encoding DUF1302 domain-containing protein yields MTSANQFWRRAKLPLAVGLASTLAGPAFGVSFNVGDIEGQFDSSLSIGASWSTQNPDRHLIGSNNGGTGLSQTSDDGHLNFKAGDTFSKIFKGIHDLELKYGDTGVFLRGKYWYDFKLQDDDLHFKNIDNDHRYEAAKSSGAELLDAFVYHNYAIGNEPGTVRLGKQVVSWGESTFIGGGINSINPIDVSAFRRPGAEIKEGLIPVNMFYLSQSITENLSAEGFYQIGWDNTVVDNCGTFFSQPDVIAKGCDSNLAVLSTQNNLNRAFTNAGLPAPLRGAIQNSLAQQGVKFGNPDEGAVVARGADRTPSDSGQFGLATHYNYEPLDTEFGAYFMNYHSRLPIFSGKGAPASVYSPANLVGSLVRNGVPVQVAAGLAPTLLPVVVAANSSYYVEYPEDIRLYGLSFSTTLPTGTAWAGEVSYRPNAPVQINTTDILYSGLSPLNPNVSPLQGTPGADQPGYRRKEITQLQTTFTQFFDQVMGAERLTVVGEIGWTHMGGLDSPDKVRYGRDPSYGPGPLPNGQCVALNTSTLAGASQNNVSKYCENDGYTTSDSWGYRARAIWDYNSVFAGINLKPSVAWSHDVKGYSPGPGGNFEEGRKAISLAVDAEYQNTYTANLSYTNFFGGDYSTVDDRDFVALSFGVNF; encoded by the coding sequence ATGACATCAGCAAACCAGTTCTGGCGCCGGGCTAAGTTGCCTCTGGCTGTCGGACTTGCCTCTACACTCGCCGGTCCCGCCTTCGGCGTTAGTTTCAACGTCGGTGACATCGAAGGTCAGTTCGACTCGTCGCTGTCCATAGGCGCCAGTTGGTCGACCCAAAATCCCGACCGACACCTCATTGGTTCCAACAACGGCGGCACGGGCTTATCACAGACTTCCGATGACGGTCACCTGAACTTTAAAGCGGGTGACACATTCTCGAAGATCTTCAAGGGCATCCATGACCTGGAGTTGAAGTACGGCGACACGGGTGTGTTTTTACGAGGCAAATACTGGTACGACTTCAAGCTTCAAGACGACGACTTGCACTTCAAGAACATCGACAACGACCACCGTTACGAAGCGGCAAAATCGTCGGGTGCAGAGTTGCTCGACGCCTTCGTCTACCACAACTATGCCATTGGCAATGAGCCTGGGACCGTACGGTTGGGTAAGCAGGTGGTCAGTTGGGGTGAAAGCACCTTTATTGGCGGCGGCATCAACTCGATTAACCCCATTGATGTCTCGGCATTTCGTCGACCTGGCGCGGAAATCAAGGAAGGCTTGATTCCGGTCAACATGTTTTACCTGTCGCAAAGCATTACCGAGAACCTGTCGGCTGAAGGCTTTTATCAGATCGGCTGGGACAACACGGTGGTCGACAACTGCGGCACGTTTTTCTCGCAACCGGACGTGATCGCCAAGGGGTGTGACAGCAACCTCGCGGTGCTCAGCACGCAAAACAACCTGAACCGCGCGTTTACCAATGCGGGCTTGCCCGCTCCGTTGCGTGGCGCAATCCAAAACTCGCTGGCGCAACAGGGGGTTAAATTCGGTAACCCGGACGAGGGCGCTGTTGTTGCTCGTGGTGCCGACCGGACGCCTTCAGACAGTGGTCAATTTGGTCTGGCCACGCACTATAACTACGAGCCGCTGGACACTGAGTTCGGCGCGTACTTCATGAACTACCATAGCCGTCTGCCGATTTTCAGCGGCAAAGGCGCTCCGGCCAGTGTCTACAGCCCGGCCAACTTGGTCGGCTCGTTGGTGCGCAACGGTGTTCCGGTGCAGGTCGCTGCCGGTTTGGCGCCGACATTGCTGCCTGTGGTCGTGGCCGCGAACTCCAGCTACTACGTTGAGTACCCGGAAGATATCCGCCTATACGGGTTGAGTTTCTCCACTACCTTGCCTACCGGCACTGCGTGGGCAGGCGAAGTCAGCTACCGTCCTAATGCTCCGGTGCAAATCAACACTACCGACATTTTGTATTCCGGCCTGTCGCCGTTGAACCCGAACGTTTCCCCTCTGCAAGGTACGCCGGGTGCCGACCAGCCTGGCTATCGCCGTAAGGAAATCACCCAACTGCAGACCACCTTCACTCAATTCTTCGATCAGGTGATGGGCGCCGAACGACTGACCGTCGTCGGCGAAATAGGTTGGACGCACATGGGCGGTTTGGACAGCCCGGATAAAGTTCGTTATGGCCGTGACCCGAGTTACGGTCCGGGGCCGTTACCCAATGGCCAATGTGTTGCGCTTAACACCAGCACGTTGGCTGGCGCTTCGCAAAACAATGTATCGAAATACTGCGAAAACGACGGCTACACGACTTCTGACTCCTGGGGTTATCGCGCTCGCGCCATTTGGGATTACAACAGCGTATTCGCCGGCATCAACCTTAAACCAAGCGTGGCCTGGTCCCATGACGTGAAAGGTTACTCGCCCGGCCCTGGCGGTAACTTCGAAGAAGGACGTAAAGCCATCAGCCTGGCTGTGGACGCTGAATACCAAAACACCTACACCGCCAACCTGTCTTACACCAACTTCTTTGGCGGTGATTACAGCACCGTGGATGACCGGGATTTCGTGGCACTCAGTTTCGGCGTGAACTTCTAA
- a CDS encoding fatty acid--CoA ligase yields MLQTRVIAPADGAYQYPLLIKRLLMSGSRYEKTREIVYRDTLRYSYPTLNERIARLANVLTSAGVKAGDTVAVMDWDSHRYLECMFAIPMIGAVIHTINVRLSPEQILYTMNHAVDKFVLVNSEFVGLYNALAPQLTCVEKTLLLTDAPEKTADLPNLIGEYEALLATASTHYEFEDFDENSVATTFYTTGTTGNPKGVYFSHRQLVLHTLGVATIMGCIDSVRLLGTNDVYMPITPMFHVHAWGVPYAATMLGLKQVYPGRYDPELLVALWRKEKVTFSHCVPTILQMVLNAKSAQDADFTGWKIIIGGSALNRTTYEAAKAKGIQLTAAYGMSETCPLVSVAHLNEEMLAGSDDERTTYRIKAGVPGVLVDAAIIDEAGNFLPADGETQGELVLRAPWLTEGYYREPEKGAQLWAGGWLHTGDVATLDSMGVIDIRDRIKDVIKTGGEWVSSLALEDLVSRHPAIREVAVVGIADPQWGERPFALLVIRDGHSICARELKDHLKPFVELGHINKWAIPSQIALVTEIPKTSVGKLDKKRIRLDIIEWQKTNSTFLSTL; encoded by the coding sequence ATGTTGCAGACTCGCGTCATTGCGCCAGCTGATGGTGCCTATCAATACCCGTTGCTGATCAAGCGGTTGTTGATGTCAGGTAGCCGCTACGAAAAAACTCGCGAGATTGTTTACCGCGATACGTTGCGCTACAGCTACCCAACTCTTAACGAACGTATTGCGCGTCTGGCCAATGTTTTAACGAGCGCCGGGGTGAAGGCGGGCGACACGGTGGCGGTGATGGATTGGGACAGTCACCGGTATCTGGAGTGCATGTTTGCTATTCCGATGATTGGGGCGGTGATTCACACGATTAACGTGCGGCTGTCGCCGGAACAAATCCTCTACACCATGAACCATGCGGTGGATAAGTTCGTGCTGGTCAACAGCGAGTTCGTAGGGCTCTACAACGCGCTGGCGCCACAGCTGACCTGTGTCGAAAAAACGCTGTTGCTGACCGATGCTCCCGAGAAAACCGCTGACTTGCCCAACCTGATCGGTGAGTACGAAGCGTTGTTGGCGACGGCCAGTACCCACTACGAATTCGAGGATTTTGACGAGAACTCTGTCGCGACCACCTTCTACACCACCGGTACGACCGGTAACCCCAAAGGCGTGTATTTCTCGCACCGGCAACTGGTGCTGCACACCCTGGGGGTGGCGACGATCATGGGCTGCATCGACAGTGTGCGCTTGCTTGGCACCAACGATGTCTACATGCCCATCACCCCGATGTTCCATGTGCATGCGTGGGGCGTTCCGTATGCAGCGACGATGCTCGGGCTCAAGCAGGTTTATCCGGGTCGTTACGATCCCGAGTTATTGGTGGCGTTGTGGCGCAAGGAAAAGGTGACGTTCTCCCACTGTGTGCCGACCATTTTGCAGATGGTCCTCAACGCCAAGTCGGCGCAGGACGCTGATTTCACCGGCTGGAAAATCATCATCGGTGGCAGTGCGCTCAATCGCACCACCTATGAAGCGGCCAAGGCCAAAGGCATTCAACTAACGGCGGCTTACGGCATGTCCGAGACTTGCCCGTTGGTGTCCGTGGCGCATTTGAATGAAGAAATGCTCGCGGGCAGCGACGACGAGCGCACGACCTACCGAATAAAAGCCGGCGTGCCGGGGGTGTTGGTCGACGCGGCCATCATCGACGAGGCGGGTAATTTTCTACCTGCTGATGGCGAGACCCAGGGCGAGTTGGTCCTGCGTGCGCCATGGCTGACGGAAGGCTATTACCGTGAACCGGAAAAAGGCGCGCAGCTGTGGGCCGGAGGCTGGTTACACACTGGCGACGTCGCCACACTGGACAGCATGGGCGTGATCGATATCCGTGACCGGATCAAAGACGTGATCAAGACCGGTGGGGAATGGGTGTCGTCATTGGCCCTTGAAGACTTGGTCAGTCGTCACCCGGCGATACGCGAAGTCGCGGTGGTGGGGATTGCCGATCCGCAGTGGGGCGAGCGGCCGTTTGCGTTGTTGGTCATTCGCGATGGGCACAGCATTTGCGCCAGGGAGTTGAAGGATCACTTGAAACCCTTCGTCGAATTGGGGCACATCAACAAGTGGGCAATCCCCAGTCAAATAGCCCTTGTTACTGAAATTCCCAAGACCAGCGTGGGCAAGCTCGACAAGAAGCGCATCCGTCTCGATATTATCGAGTGGCAAAAGACCAACAGTACCTTCCTCTCGACACTCTAA
- a CDS encoding type VI secretion system Vgr family protein, with translation MSNAPKFSLSVQGNEQRDLLVLAFEAEEAISAPYEIVVDVVTERPPRELASLLHKQAYLSFGDQGLHGHIYSIAHVKTGRRLSHYQIVIVPFLRYLQHAKNSRIYQGLTVEETIRDVLKGHWLLKGLHVQFNIGPEKPIPRECCVQYQETDLHFLSRLCEEEGYFYYFEHSPDGHQLIFADQETEFYRKHTSPLMVPFIPINGMAAAHPVIQDFSVRVETRTSRVVHRDYDFEKAHFLLESVKDSEVFSNLEDNIYPGQFFKLPDGSVRVNRALERHRADFKLAEGQSDQPLLRSAMPFRMEAHSDPDWNATWVLRSVHHSGRAPHILEEYAEADSRLEPGRIAQGYRNTFTAIPEKVQFRPALKHPKPTVLGAQTAVVVGPENDETHCDQYGRIKIRFHWERNDSDTPPPTSRWVRVRGSFSGDGFGIVVLPRVGMEVVVDFMNGNPDDPIVIGCVPNNVNPTPYELPANKTKSVFRSRSSPDGTAGNELHLDDKSGDELIYLHAQRDMEQLVQNDLRIEVGNERLETIKGKSTTVIKGDEHRTVTQDRKVNLAAGDNLNVANNSHTRVGQVLVVEAGVEVHFTGGQNLVFDAGESFSMKAGGHHLLMNSAGIFTSTAILPGGVPIPGSPVNPLSPGAVNPLVAGHFDVSRQDLTTRATPLTASSRASASATPKACDLDNLFSD, from the coding sequence ATGTCCAATGCCCCGAAATTCAGCCTCAGTGTTCAAGGAAATGAACAGCGCGACTTGCTCGTTTTAGCCTTCGAGGCTGAGGAAGCAATCAGCGCCCCGTATGAGATCGTCGTCGACGTTGTGACCGAAAGACCGCCTCGGGAGTTGGCAAGTCTGCTTCATAAACAAGCTTATCTATCGTTCGGTGATCAGGGGTTGCACGGTCACATCTACTCGATCGCTCACGTGAAGACTGGTAGGCGGCTAAGTCACTATCAGATAGTCATCGTTCCGTTTCTTCGCTACCTGCAACACGCAAAAAATAGTCGGATTTACCAGGGGCTCACGGTCGAAGAAACGATCCGCGACGTGCTCAAAGGCCACTGGCTGCTGAAAGGGCTGCACGTGCAATTCAACATTGGTCCTGAAAAACCAATCCCTCGTGAGTGTTGCGTCCAGTACCAGGAAACCGACCTCCACTTTCTAAGCCGCTTGTGCGAAGAGGAAGGCTACTTCTACTACTTCGAACACTCGCCGGACGGTCATCAGCTGATTTTTGCCGACCAGGAAACCGAGTTTTACCGTAAGCACACGTCGCCATTGATGGTTCCGTTCATCCCTATAAATGGAATGGCCGCAGCACATCCTGTGATTCAGGATTTCAGCGTACGCGTTGAAACACGCACCAGCCGTGTAGTTCATCGCGATTACGATTTCGAAAAAGCGCACTTCTTGTTGGAGTCAGTCAAGGATTCGGAAGTATTTTCGAACCTGGAAGACAATATCTATCCTGGCCAATTTTTTAAGCTTCCAGACGGCTCCGTGCGAGTAAACCGGGCGCTAGAGCGGCATCGGGCGGATTTCAAACTTGCTGAAGGTCAGAGTGATCAACCGCTATTACGCAGCGCTATGCCCTTCCGGATGGAGGCACATTCCGACCCTGATTGGAACGCAACCTGGGTGCTCCGCTCGGTACACCACAGTGGACGAGCCCCTCACATCCTTGAAGAGTACGCTGAAGCTGATAGCCGTCTAGAACCCGGCCGTATCGCTCAGGGCTATCGCAATACCTTCACGGCTATTCCTGAAAAAGTCCAATTTCGACCAGCCCTCAAACATCCAAAACCGACAGTACTGGGTGCGCAGACAGCGGTGGTAGTTGGCCCCGAAAATGACGAAACTCATTGTGATCAGTATGGCCGGATAAAAATCCGCTTCCATTGGGAACGTAATGACAGTGACACCCCCCCTCCAACCAGTCGCTGGGTAAGGGTACGCGGTAGTTTTAGTGGCGACGGATTCGGCATCGTTGTCCTCCCTCGGGTGGGCATGGAGGTCGTGGTCGACTTCATGAACGGTAATCCGGATGACCCGATTGTCATCGGGTGCGTTCCAAACAACGTCAATCCCACACCGTATGAATTGCCGGCCAACAAAACCAAAAGCGTTTTCCGTAGCCGCAGCTCTCCCGATGGAACCGCTGGTAATGAACTCCACCTGGATGACAAAAGCGGCGATGAACTGATCTACCTCCACGCCCAGCGCGACATGGAGCAGTTGGTTCAGAACGATTTGCGAATCGAAGTCGGCAATGAACGCCTAGAAACAATTAAAGGCAAGAGCACAACGGTGATCAAGGGCGACGAACATCGCACGGTCACACAGGATCGCAAAGTGAACCTCGCGGCGGGCGACAACCTGAACGTAGCCAACAACAGCCACACCCGCGTAGGCCAAGTGCTGGTGGTCGAAGCCGGAGTCGAGGTTCACTTCACGGGCGGCCAAAACCTGGTATTCGATGCAGGCGAAAGCTTTTCGATGAAGGCCGGAGGTCATCATCTCCTCATGAATTCAGCAGGAATTTTTACCAGTACCGCCATTCTTCCCGGCGGTGTGCCGATACCAGGGTCCCCCGTGAATCCTCTGTCGCCAGGCGCGGTAAATCCTCTGGTCGCAGGACATTTTGACGTTTCACGCCAGGATCTGACAACGCGTGCGACACCTCTAACAGCCAGCTCCCGCGCATCGGCGTCCGCCACCCCAAAAGCCTGCGATCTCGACAACCTGTTCTCCGATTGA
- a CDS encoding glycoside hydrolase family 19 protein encodes MQTFQFPIRKADGKPFADAEQLHQLLEKETSGFYLLSKSGFWHGGIHISNESAPHCVHNEPVRCIADGEVVAYRLNADYLDSQFEQDASCLQLKYSTSFCLVRHTYQSPPNPEEGPDHGKQNSLTFYSLYMHLLPFERYPNDDPTYANRVQVGFGDRAARNVPLGEPGSKKIGVILAGSVFDILEEREGAEGYRFAKGRLVWAPPDGPFKPGAELWFASHQHGQPITPDNCRLLLAKVLPPARARPVYWQGMVEARVRQFHGLDMHRAPENNEPGARYGVREQLPSGYTFRFDNAHTVLVNAPDGTRRPMARCTIAPTTIRGEPLIQAFWAYVDDIELEFPRTEPVGLDSVIVPEKPIPIKAGAPVGYLGMYETPAKTGKTSKHQVHVEVFTCDPNLDAFLSNEAGLKQGKQYLHVPKLQADIVAQDTESELRRFLFQDHVFDLNKLPVVNDKNGAPAYKINVQEKVATPKAPIRNFEALISKQGVQDGTTKAQIVSQYNLKALGFKVVEQGANTCSPLISGKVCNFYRHLHALADVNHDGDVSAEELRLTLRNPAFRNRWSKLITHHHTEWQTTADAANWQAFRDRLSHDPEWLRHESERINNLVFWDEVAEKVGLPVDGWVSYFHPVEFVGAISPMRRYEFTVDFLETVLGKTGDWFTGVGGDKTFREIFKANYPNLFNFDKYKFVELLNKALSKYGINSGYQRAHFIAQCFHESAHFETTIEFASGEGYNPGRHTAAEKNGNSVIGDGPRYRGRGLIQLTWKNNYQRYSDFRGVDFVANPDEIGADMFNAIDVSCWYWRYSGAIYSKHNSRGDINILIDNENSNVELVTLAVNGGRNGLQEREKIFKLIKQEWSLE; translated from the coding sequence ATGCAAACCTTTCAATTCCCGATCCGCAAGGCGGATGGCAAACCCTTTGCTGACGCCGAGCAACTGCATCAACTGTTGGAGAAAGAAACGTCGGGGTTCTACTTATTGAGCAAAAGCGGCTTCTGGCACGGCGGTATTCATATCAGCAATGAAAGCGCCCCGCACTGCGTCCACAACGAACCGGTGCGCTGCATCGCCGACGGTGAAGTGGTCGCTTACCGCTTGAATGCCGACTACCTCGATTCCCAGTTCGAACAGGACGCAAGTTGCCTGCAACTGAAATACTCCACCTCGTTTTGCTTGGTCCGCCACACTTATCAGTCACCGCCCAATCCCGAAGAAGGTCCCGACCACGGCAAGCAAAACAGCCTGACCTTTTACAGCCTGTACATGCACCTGCTGCCCTTTGAGCGCTATCCGAATGATGACCCGACCTACGCCAACCGCGTGCAAGTCGGTTTCGGCGACCGCGCAGCCCGCAATGTGCCCTTGGGTGAACCCGGCAGTAAAAAGATCGGGGTGATCCTCGCTGGCAGCGTGTTCGACATTCTTGAAGAGCGAGAAGGCGCCGAAGGCTATCGCTTTGCCAAAGGCCGCCTTGTCTGGGCACCACCCGACGGTCCATTCAAACCCGGTGCAGAACTCTGGTTCGCCAGCCACCAACACGGGCAACCCATCACCCCAGATAACTGTCGGTTGCTGTTGGCCAAGGTGCTGCCACCTGCGCGAGCCCGACCTGTGTATTGGCAAGGCATGGTTGAAGCCCGCGTGCGGCAGTTCCACGGGTTGGACATGCATCGCGCCCCAGAGAATAACGAACCGGGCGCCCGCTACGGCGTGCGGGAACAGTTACCCTCGGGCTATACCTTTCGTTTTGATAACGCACACACCGTGTTGGTCAACGCACCGGATGGCACCCGACGGCCCATGGCGCGCTGCACCATTGCCCCGACCACCATCAGAGGCGAGCCTCTCATTCAAGCGTTTTGGGCCTACGTGGATGACATTGAGCTGGAGTTTCCGCGCACTGAGCCGGTCGGTCTGGACAGCGTTATCGTTCCCGAAAAACCGATCCCGATCAAAGCTGGCGCCCCGGTGGGTTACCTGGGGATGTATGAAACACCCGCCAAAACCGGCAAGACATCCAAACACCAAGTGCACGTGGAAGTTTTCACCTGCGACCCGAACCTCGACGCTTTTCTCAGCAACGAAGCGGGCCTTAAACAGGGCAAGCAATACCTTCACGTACCCAAGTTGCAAGCGGACATCGTGGCTCAGGACACCGAAAGCGAACTCCGGAGATTTCTGTTTCAAGACCATGTGTTTGACCTGAACAAGCTGCCGGTCGTAAACGACAAAAACGGTGCTCCCGCCTACAAGATCAACGTTCAGGAAAAGGTCGCCACCCCCAAGGCGCCGATCCGTAACTTTGAAGCATTGATCAGTAAACAGGGTGTACAGGACGGCACGACCAAGGCCCAGATCGTCAGCCAATACAACCTTAAGGCGCTTGGCTTCAAGGTCGTCGAGCAAGGTGCCAATACTTGTAGCCCGCTGATTTCAGGGAAGGTATGTAATTTCTATAGACACCTGCACGCGTTGGCCGATGTCAATCACGACGGAGATGTCAGCGCCGAAGAACTGCGGCTGACACTGAGAAACCCCGCGTTCAGAAATCGCTGGTCAAAACTCATCACCCACCACCACACCGAATGGCAAACCACCGCCGACGCTGCCAACTGGCAAGCGTTTCGGGACCGTCTGAGTCACGACCCTGAGTGGCTGCGGCATGAGAGTGAGCGGATTAATAACTTGGTGTTTTGGGATGAAGTGGCGGAGAAGGTTGGGCTGCCGGTGGATGGGTGGGTTTCGTATTTTCATCCGGTAGAGTTTGTTGGGGCTATCTCACCGATGCGTCGATACGAGTTTACTGTCGATTTTTTAGAAACAGTGTTAGGGAAGACGGGGGATTGGTTTACTGGTGTTGGCGGAGACAAAACCTTTAGGGAAATATTTAAAGCAAACTACCCTAACCTATTTAATTTTGACAAATATAAATTTGTCGAACTATTAAATAAGGCGCTCAGCAAATATGGTATCAATAGCGGCTATCAACGAGCCCATTTTATTGCGCAGTGCTTTCATGAATCTGCACACTTTGAAACAACAATAGAGTTCGCATCAGGTGAAGGATACAATCCTGGCCGTCATACCGCAGCTGAAAAAAATGGTAACTCCGTGATCGGGGATGGTCCACGATATAGAGGGAGGGGATTAATCCAACTAACATGGAAAAATAATTATCAAAGATATTCCGATTTTAGAGGTGTAGACTTTGTCGCCAATCCAGACGAAATTGGAGCAGATATGTTTAACGCAATAGACGTATCTTGTTGGTATTGGAGATACAGTGGTGCGATATACTCCAAGCATAATTCTCGCGGAGATATCAATATTTTAATTGATAACGAAAACAGCAACGTTGAATTAGTGACTCTTGCAGTGAATGGTGGGCGCAATGGATTGCAAGAAAGGGAAAAAATATTTAAGTTGATAAAACAAGAATGGAGCTTAGAGTGA